A stretch of DNA from Triticum dicoccoides isolate Atlit2015 ecotype Zavitan chromosome 2A, WEW_v2.0, whole genome shotgun sequence:
TCCGCTCTAGCTGGGCATGAATGCGGGCGCAAACTGAAAACGCGCGGGAGAGGGTAGATGTTTTTGGTGGGTCAGGACGGTCAAAAGCGGACTTAGAATCGGTCCGGGCTTTAATAAACCTCCTTCACTTTTGTCTTTGATTTGTAAGAGAAATCGCATCCGGCCCAAATAATGAAACGTGTGTGCTGAACAGGAAGGTTTGCGGGTCCGCATCAAAGATGGCCTTACTTGGGTGGGCCGCGCAGGAAGCGCGTCGATCGGCCGACTGGCAGATCGCTGTGCCGCTAGCTCATGCTCCTACTCTAGTCTCTAGGGGAGAGAGGACACGAATATCTAATTCGTCCGAGCTAGCCGGTGAGCCCATCGTCACATGCATCGTGAAGTGCAATGGGGGCGGGTCAACTCAACTCTTGGGTGCACAATTGCACATTTCAGATCCAGCCAGTGCCACGAAGCACGCAGACCAGCAGCGAGACTCTGCCCGAATGTTCGCAAATAGCCAAGCAGAGACGCCGGATTCAACTCAACTCAACGACAGAATCTGGCGCCAAGAGATGCGCTACAGTGTTTACGTGCACACGACGAACAAAACCTTGTGGTAATTCTTCCAAGTAACTCTTGCGAGCAGCAAGCGTACAAACCATTAATCTGCAAGCCCATCAATCTTACAGTACATCTTAGATTAAGCGTACGAAGGAACAAACAAACCGGAAAAAACGAGATGAATTTCGGGAGCGGTTACACGGATTCGCCCCGGCCCGAGCCAGATATCTACATACACCTGCTACCAACCAAGCATACAAAGCGCACATTCATCAGCATCAGTCGAAGTCGATCAGGCGAGCGCGGCGAGCCCGCCGCCGCGCATCATCTGGCGGAACTCgtggaagtcgacgcggccgtcgCCGTCGCGGTCGACCTGCCCGATCATGCGGCGGCACTCCTCGGCCGACCGGCCCTGCTTCAGCCCCAGCGACGCCAGCACGGCGCTCAGCTCGTCCACCGTGATGAACCCGTCGCCGTTGGCGTCGAACACGCGGAACGCCTCCCGCatgtcctcgtcctcttcctcgtcCGACGAATCCTTCTGGTCCCCGCCGCTGCTCGTCGACATGATGGTGCGGTAGAGCTCGCCGAACTCCTCCACGTCCACGCACCCGTCGCCGTCGGCGTCGATGCGCGCGATCATGGCGGCCAGCTCGTCGCCCGGCACGGGGATGCCCAGCTTGCCCAGCGAGTCCTCCAGCTCCTCCCGCGTGATGCGCCCGTCGCCGTTCCGGTCGAACAGCTCGAACACGCGCGCCAGCTCCGCGCGGTCCGCCGCCTTCACCGAGGGCGACATCTTGCTCGGGGCCGGAGACGCTGCCGGTGGAGGCGCCGGCGACGGAGGCGGAGACGGCGAGGGGGGCGCGGCGCAGCCGCGGACAGGGAGGATGGAGGAGAGGCTGGTCGGGATGTAGGAGAGGAGGCCGGAGGGTGGCATGGAGGGTGGTGTTGCTTTGCTCGCTGTGGAGGCTTTGAAGGAAGATCGCTCGAGTTGAGTTGGGTGGGAGAGagtttggtggtggtggtgttggcgcAAAGCTTTTGCCGTGGACCAGGGTTGTATTTATACTACTCCTTTCTCGCGTattgctctctttcttttttttcttgtaaAAGGGATAAAGTGCTTCCGTGTCCTTATATGTCAAGAGTTCAGTCGATGAACTCTATTGCTTTAAAAAATGGAGTTCAGTCGATGAAGAATTTGGGACGGACTCCATTTCCCCGTGTCTTGATTTGACTTCCAAATAAAGTGTCATTTTGTCTTACTTAATTTACTCGGGTTTTTCCCCTTGCCTAGAAGCATTGTACTGGTATGCATAATATCCCATCGAAAAACGGTATGACTCGCAAAAATAAAGGACGAACAGCGGTACAAATACGTTTGCGGGAAGTATGTGTTCCAAGTATAGGAACATGCTACTCTGGACATGTCTACGTATGAACCCATTTCAcgaaatttgcaaaaaaaaatcacATTTATATGTTTTGGGAGAAATACATATGTTTTTTTTTGCTGGCTGTGGGGTTCGAACCCACGCGCACTTATGTGCAGAAGATCTTAAGTCTTCCCCCTTAACCACTCGGGCAAACCAGC
This window harbors:
- the LOC119355571 gene encoding probable calcium-binding protein CML22, with amino-acid sequence MPPSGLLSYIPTSLSSILPVRGCAAPPSPSPPPSPAPPPAASPAPSKMSPSVKAADRAELARVFELFDRNGDGRITREELEDSLGKLGIPVPGDELAAMIARIDADGDGCVDVEEFGELYRTIMSTSSGGDQKDSSDEEEDEDMREAFRVFDANGDGFITVDELSAVLASLGLKQGRSAEECRRMIGQVDRDGDGRVDFHEFRQMMRGGGLAALA